In Alkalihalobacterium alkalinitrilicum, a genomic segment contains:
- a CDS encoding DUF3055 domain-containing protein encodes MNLFERLYDEQENVKVQFIGFTTDDVRYDFGIVYTNMFFGKPLVVCMQTGRSGLLCADDVKNVDHIQKVFHIRSAKEAEDLATFFEQTLPTMPLEPQY; translated from the coding sequence ATGAATTTGTTTGAGCGTTTATACGACGAGCAAGAAAATGTGAAAGTACAATTTATTGGGTTTACTACTGACGATGTTCGTTATGATTTTGGCATTGTCTATACAAACATGTTCTTTGGTAAACCTCTTGTGGTTTGCATGCAAACGGGCCGATCTGGACTACTTTGTGCTGATGATGTTAAGAATGTAGACCACATTCAAAAAGTGTTTCATATTAGATCTGCTAAAGAAGCAGAAGATTTAGCGACGTTTTTTGAACAAACGTTGCCGACAATGCCATTGGAGCCGCAATATTAA
- a CDS encoding GapA-binding peptide SR1P: MGIIVCQTCNTTIEHFEDEKVTTLYAKCTGCAKCKEKAK; encoded by the coding sequence GTGGGAATTATCGTATGTCAGACTTGCAACACAACAATTGAACATTTCGAGGATGAAAAGGTAACGACTTTATACGCAAAATGCACAGGCTGTGCCAAATGTAAAGAAAAAGCAAAATAA